In Staphylococcus lloydii, the following proteins share a genomic window:
- the sucB gene encoding dihydrolipoyllysine-residue succinyltransferase codes for MPEVKVPELAESITEGTIAEWLKQVGDSVDKGEAILELETDKVNVEVVSEDAGVLQETLANEGDTVEVGQAVAVVGEGEPSNSGSSESQGSSDKEASSSSDNKADDSKDQQAASSETSESSSSDNSQRVNATPSARKYAREKGIDLNDVASNSGDVVRKEHVDQSQNKQASSSNTADSSKKEEAKAPANQNPSKPVKREKMSRRKKTASKKLLEVSNNTAMLTTFNEIDMTNVMNLRKRKKDQFIKDHDGTKLGFMSFFTKAAVAALKKYPEVNAEIDGDDMITKEFYDIGVAVSTDDGLLVPFVRDCDKKNFAEIEAEIANLAVKARDKKLGLDDMVNGSFTITNGGIFGSMMSTPIINGSQAAILGMHSIITRPIAIDADTIENRPMMYIALSYDHRIIDGKEAVGFLKTIKDLIENPEDLLLES; via the coding sequence ATGCCAGAAGTAAAAGTTCCAGAATTAGCAGAATCAATCACAGAAGGTACCATTGCAGAATGGTTAAAACAAGTAGGAGATAGCGTAGATAAAGGTGAAGCTATCTTAGAATTAGAAACTGATAAAGTTAACGTAGAAGTTGTTTCAGAAGATGCGGGCGTACTTCAAGAAACACTTGCTAACGAAGGTGATACTGTAGAAGTAGGACAAGCAGTTGCTGTTGTAGGTGAAGGAGAACCTTCAAATAGCGGCAGTAGCGAATCACAAGGTTCTTCAGATAAAGAAGCAAGTTCATCTTCAGATAACAAAGCTGATGATTCTAAAGACCAACAAGCTGCAAGTTCAGAAACATCAGAAAGCAGCAGTAGCGACAATAGTCAACGCGTGAATGCAACACCATCTGCTAGAAAATATGCGCGTGAAAAAGGCATTGATTTAAACGATGTTGCTTCTAATTCAGGTGATGTTGTAAGAAAAGAACATGTCGACCAAAGTCAAAACAAACAAGCTTCATCAAGCAACACTGCTGATTCAAGTAAGAAAGAAGAAGCAAAAGCACCAGCAAATCAAAACCCTTCAAAACCAGTTAAAAGAGAAAAAATGTCACGTCGTAAGAAAACAGCTTCTAAGAAATTATTAGAAGTATCAAACAACACTGCAATGTTGACTACATTCAATGAAATCGACATGACCAATGTGATGAACTTACGTAAGCGTAAAAAAGATCAATTTATTAAAGATCATGACGGTACAAAACTTGGATTCATGTCATTCTTCACAAAAGCAGCAGTCGCAGCACTGAAAAAATATCCTGAAGTTAATGCTGAAATCGATGGCGATGACATGATTACGAAGGAATTCTATGATATCGGTGTAGCAGTTTCAACTGATGACGGATTACTAGTTCCATTCGTTAGAGATTGTGACAAGAAAAACTTTGCTGAAATCGAAGCAGAAATTGCTAACTTAGCAGTTAAAGCACGCGACAAAAAATTAGGATTAGATGATATGGTTAACGGTTCGTTCACGATTACTAATGGTGGTATCTTTGGTTCAATGATGTCAACACCAATTATTAACGGTAGTCAAGCAGCAATCCTAGGCATGCACTCTATCATCACACGTCCAATTGCAATTGATGCAGACACAATCGAAAATCGTCCAATGATGTACATTGCATTAAGCTATGACCACAGAATTATCGACGGTAAAGAAGCAGTTGGATTCTTAAAAACAATTAAAGACTTAATTGAAAACCCAGAAGATTTATTATTAGAATCTTAA
- a CDS encoding Mid2-like cell wall stress sensor domain protein yields the protein MGFWILFGITVLIAVYSLIVLLTASPNKSQKRTNDANKASNKKVYGIIFVVFLVIAIIEIIVFANS from the coding sequence ATGGGCTTTTGGATTCTTTTCGGTATAACGGTATTAATAGCCGTTTACTCTTTAATTGTGTTATTAACTGCTTCTCCAAACAAGTCGCAAAAACGTACCAATGATGCTAATAAAGCTTCTAACAAAAAGGTTTATGGCATTATTTTCGTAGTATTTTTAGTTATAGCAATTATAGAAATTATTGTATTTGCGAATTCATAA
- a CDS encoding VOC family protein translates to MNGLRSVTTGTNDLQKTKTLFSDILGLSVEEKNGALRFGDAELNSGTRLHFVEIPNYQCTNNHIDSIGLRIPTDEGIAEYQSILNNANIDYSATTDLNGHQYFQFKDHNGQPFEIYSNEHNTGTPLGMPTFDSVVNPLHQIQGLGPVIVKVNELVLTQSILTKVFSLEHFAEYLPYDDAPQKIQVFKIGDGGLGGELHLYSAEDEVKMPEHGIVEQVEFATESPEIYQNAVQQLEIIGIPYQTLDQGESKSLRISENSGITFILTLESIK, encoded by the coding sequence ATGAATGGTCTAAGAAGTGTTACTACAGGTACGAATGATTTACAGAAAACCAAAACATTATTTAGCGATATACTCGGACTTAGCGTAGAAGAAAAAAATGGCGCGTTAAGATTTGGTGATGCTGAACTCAATTCAGGAACTCGCTTACATTTTGTGGAAATTCCTAATTATCAATGTACAAATAATCATATTGATAGTATTGGTTTACGTATACCTACTGATGAAGGTATTGCAGAATATCAATCAATATTAAATAATGCAAACATCGACTATAGTGCGACGACAGATTTAAATGGACACCAATATTTTCAATTTAAAGACCACAATGGTCAACCATTTGAAATTTATTCAAATGAACATAACACAGGTACGCCACTTGGCATGCCGACTTTTGACAGTGTTGTTAATCCTTTACATCAAATTCAAGGTTTAGGCCCTGTGATTGTAAAAGTAAATGAACTTGTTTTAACTCAATCTATTTTAACAAAGGTATTCAGTTTAGAGCATTTTGCTGAGTATTTACCTTACGATGATGCGCCACAAAAGATTCAAGTTTTTAAAATTGGTGATGGTGGATTAGGTGGGGAACTGCACTTATATTCAGCAGAAGATGAAGTGAAAATGCCTGAACACGGTATAGTAGAACAAGTAGAGTTTGCAACTGAGTCTCCAGAAATATACCAAAATGCAGTGCAACAATTAGAAATTATTGGTATACCCTATCAAACACTAGATCAAGGTGAATCAAAATCTTTAAGAATATCAGAAAATAGCGGGATTACGTTTATCTTAACGCTAGAATCTATTAAATAA
- a CDS encoding DUF6501 family protein, protein MLHETWKDNTPLKTVEVVHTDAQKFTVSNMLTIGKQYDVINETEEYYQIVDNSGLVGGYYKEYFKEV, encoded by the coding sequence ATGTTACACGAAACTTGGAAAGACAATACACCATTAAAGACTGTAGAAGTTGTTCATACGGATGCACAAAAATTTACAGTTTCAAATATGTTAACTATCGGCAAACAATACGATGTAATCAATGAAACAGAAGAATATTATCAAATCGTTGATAATTCAGGTCTTGTCGGTGGTTATTACAAAGAATATTTTAAAGAAGTATAA